A window of the Scandinavium goeteborgense genome harbors these coding sequences:
- the fos gene encoding fosfomycin resistance glutathione transferase has protein sequence MLTGLNHLTLAVTDLARSVDFYQQQLGLRLHARWDNGAYFSCGDLWLCLSVDAAVTEKRDYTHYAFSIVASEFAGLVARLKAQGAAVWKNNKSEGESFYFLDPDGHQLEIHVGDLAQRLAACREKPYSGMVFFD, from the coding sequence ATGCTCACTGGCCTGAACCACCTGACCCTTGCCGTCACCGACCTTGCCCGCAGTGTTGATTTTTATCAGCAGCAGTTGGGGCTACGGCTGCATGCCCGCTGGGATAACGGCGCGTATTTTAGCTGCGGTGATCTATGGCTTTGCCTGTCGGTTGACGCGGCGGTAACGGAAAAGCGTGATTACACCCACTATGCCTTTAGCATTGTCGCGTCTGAATTTGCGGGGTTAGTGGCACGTCTTAAAGCGCAGGGCGCAGCGGTGTGGAAAAACAACAAAAGCGAAGGGGAGTCGTTCTACTTTCTTGACCCGGACGGTCATCAACTGGAAATCCACGTCGGTGATTTAGCCCAGCGCCTGGCGGCCTGTCGTGAAAAACCTTATTCCGGGATGGTATTTTTTGACTAA
- a CDS encoding ATP-binding protein — protein MSNRFLHAQTVITSLRDNGYSNTAYALAELIDNSLQAKATRVELGFIEEQAETGKRKNFSVAGISLWDNGIGMSPETLRVAMQFGGGEHRKDTEGMGKFGMGLPNSSISQCKRVDVWSWKNGSMPYHTFLDVDEMANGKLEEVPEPVQDDIPEIYKKSHFGSIPPSGTFILWSKLDRLNWKTGKSIFTHCDKLVGRLYRNFIHSDEIKIESRTYRHSGANMLSVLESRLFKANDPMYLLKNTSLPELPGAYKNESFFELFDEQEIPLSYTNSENEEVNGTVYIRSSIVKESIANAILASSTTKLGYTDWGKDCKKNIGVSIVRAGRELVLRDSFLNQGFRDYEGRFIGVEVCFPPSLDELFGVTNNKQDAINLIPYDKEKMREELGFDLLSEYMKDLEDNDDNLALVLKVTDNIKNMVKAVEKRLGDINLLPRKNISGAPTGTSPAEKATAGSNYRETHGNKTDDYQKPLNKQEVEQIISDIGLPPEVAKSIIEKELRFYIDSKAMDSDAFFDVSTRAGLTLVLFNTNHVFYNEMIVKLPPQERETLEIVMASFARVMNEEGQSDGKLNFLNNIRRAWGKVVTEFINGPSEEDIDLFEL, from the coding sequence ATGTCAAATAGATTTCTACATGCACAAACCGTAATTACATCTCTCAGAGATAATGGTTATAGTAATACAGCTTATGCTTTGGCTGAGCTTATTGATAATAGTCTACAAGCGAAAGCAACACGAGTTGAGTTAGGATTTATTGAGGAACAAGCAGAAACAGGGAAAAGAAAAAATTTCTCTGTTGCTGGAATATCATTGTGGGATAATGGTATTGGTATGTCTCCTGAAACACTTCGTGTCGCTATGCAATTTGGTGGAGGGGAGCACAGGAAGGATACTGAGGGAATGGGTAAATTTGGTATGGGATTACCAAATAGCTCAATATCGCAATGTAAACGCGTTGATGTTTGGTCCTGGAAAAATGGAAGCATGCCATATCATACATTTCTTGATGTCGATGAAATGGCAAATGGAAAACTCGAAGAAGTACCGGAACCAGTTCAGGATGATATTCCTGAAATATACAAAAAATCTCATTTTGGTTCTATCCCACCATCAGGTACGTTTATTTTATGGAGCAAATTAGATAGACTAAACTGGAAAACTGGCAAATCCATTTTCACACATTGTGATAAATTAGTCGGGCGACTCTACCGAAATTTTATACATTCTGATGAGATAAAAATAGAAAGTCGTACCTATCGACATTCTGGCGCCAATATGCTAAGCGTTTTAGAAAGTCGTCTATTTAAAGCAAATGACCCTATGTATTTGTTGAAGAATACTTCTTTGCCAGAGCTTCCGGGAGCATACAAAAACGAATCTTTCTTCGAGTTATTTGATGAGCAAGAAATTCCCTTATCTTATACCAATAGTGAAAATGAAGAAGTTAATGGAACTGTATATATACGGAGTTCAATAGTTAAAGAATCAATTGCAAATGCCATTCTTGCATCCAGTACAACAAAACTTGGATATACCGATTGGGGGAAGGACTGTAAGAAAAATATTGGTGTTTCTATTGTCAGGGCGGGTCGCGAACTTGTCTTAAGAGATAGTTTCCTCAATCAAGGATTTAGGGACTATGAAGGTCGATTTATAGGAGTTGAAGTCTGTTTCCCACCAAGTTTAGATGAACTTTTTGGAGTGACAAACAACAAGCAGGACGCAATTAACTTAATACCTTATGACAAAGAAAAAATGCGAGAGGAACTCGGGTTTGATTTATTGTCTGAATACATGAAAGATTTAGAAGATAATGATGATAATTTAGCACTTGTTTTAAAAGTCACTGACAATATAAAAAATATGGTAAAAGCAGTTGAGAAAAGACTTGGTGATATAAACTTACTACCACGTAAGAATATTAGTGGTGCACCTACAGGGACTTCCCCTGCTGAAAAGGCAACTGCAGGCTCCAATTACCGAGAAACGCATGGTAATAAGACTGATGATTATCAAAAACCTTTGAATAAACAGGAAGTAGAACAGATTATTAGTGATATAGGTCTTCCGCCAGAAGTGGCTAAAAGTATTATCGAAAAAGAACTTAGGTTTTATATTGATTCGAAAGCTATGGATTCTGATGCTTTTTTTGATGTATCAACCCGAGCAGGTTTGACATTAGTTTTGTTTAATACCAATCATGTTTTCTATAATGAAATGATCGTAAAACTTCCCCCTCAGGAAAGAGAGACATTAGAAATTGTAATGGCTAGTTTTGCTCGCGTTATGAATGAAGAGGGTCAGTCTGATGGAAAACTGAATTTCTTAAACAATATACGTAGAGCATGGGGAAAAGTAGTCACTGAGTTTATTAACGGGCCATCAGAAGAGGATATTGATCTTTTTGAATTATAA
- a CDS encoding DUF4007 family protein has translation MSIESSVLKFSGHQTFPIRYGWIYKIIQEVNEGASISSQDNVEKQMLSMGMGKNMVLSVRYWIRNLNLVCCVDKKQQSYELTDLAKALFIGEDAYDKYMDKIGTVWLLHWLAQSIQDQFAELNAARWFFNYFNGLRISKEQLRKDIMLSLGNHDKELNEATLSKDIDCLFQMYSVRRTATNKINEDSFTSPFTELELITQESSKDFRAELSNQSSLPIEIFAYSLIDFMQRKQKDSDGSIINTLSTVSFDTLLHDVGSPGRVFRLSASDLSDKLDKIELLSEGKIAWTDTQGLRQVQHYFTDIQTIEPSLYLKQYYQGE, from the coding sequence TTGAGCATAGAATCTAGCGTTCTCAAATTTTCAGGTCATCAAACCTTTCCTATCCGCTATGGATGGATTTACAAGATAATTCAAGAGGTTAATGAAGGGGCGTCTATCTCTAGTCAAGACAATGTTGAAAAGCAGATGCTGTCTATGGGTATGGGGAAAAACATGGTCCTCTCAGTTCGTTACTGGATTCGAAACTTGAATCTTGTGTGTTGTGTAGACAAAAAACAACAAAGTTATGAGCTCACTGATTTGGCTAAAGCTTTGTTTATAGGTGAGGATGCATATGACAAATACATGGATAAAATTGGTACAGTGTGGCTTCTTCATTGGTTGGCTCAATCTATTCAGGATCAATTCGCAGAATTGAATGCCGCTCGTTGGTTTTTTAATTATTTCAATGGATTAAGAATAAGTAAAGAGCAATTAAGAAAAGACATAATGCTTTCATTAGGTAATCACGATAAAGAGCTGAACGAAGCGACTTTAAGCAAAGATATCGACTGCCTATTTCAAATGTATAGTGTGAGACGTACTGCTACAAATAAAATTAATGAAGATAGCTTTACTTCTCCTTTTACCGAATTGGAATTAATTACACAAGAAAGCAGTAAAGATTTTCGCGCGGAATTATCAAATCAAAGTTCTCTGCCTATAGAAATTTTTGCTTATTCGCTTATTGATTTTATGCAAAGGAAGCAGAAAGATAGTGATGGTTCTATCATTAATACGCTATCAACAGTTTCGTTTGATACTTTACTCCATGACGTAGGTTCCCCTGGTAGGGTCTTCAGACTATCGGCGTCAGACCTCAGCGATAAATTAGACAAAATTGAATTACTTAGTGAAGGGAAAATTGCTTGGACTGACACACAAGGATTGCGTCAAGTGCAGCACTACTTTACCGACATTCAAACTATTGAACCTAGCCTCTATCTTAAGCAATATTACCAAGGGGAGTAA
- a CDS encoding phospholipase D-like domain-containing protein, with translation MNYNKLLTGQELAERMSAQLKDTTHIRIVSAYLTHPAINWLQQYTKLNNIMILGRFRPIDFLSGASNISAIDSALDSGYKVYMLENLHAKIYQLDQKSIYTGSANFTSKGLSLCSTPNEEAAVELPYTLENNAYIDKLFRAAIFVDANILEQMKMKLDEYLTDSDEKKCDKWDIKFPKVITELFISDLPLCPPFDDCEQYKTNTSLDFAKVSLALGNLANASIIFKKTKCYQWLHDNVSSNYMDGIRFGELSKIIHDAIKDDPSPYRKKIKELQVNLLNYIELLASDVFEIHQPGARSQVLKFKDY, from the coding sequence TTGAATTATAATAAATTACTAACAGGTCAAGAGCTGGCAGAAAGAATGTCAGCTCAATTAAAAGACACAACTCACATTCGAATTGTGTCTGCCTACCTTACACATCCAGCTATTAATTGGTTGCAACAATATACAAAACTGAACAATATTATGATATTGGGAAGATTTCGTCCAATTGATTTTTTATCCGGGGCAAGTAATATATCAGCAATTGATTCAGCGTTGGATAGTGGATATAAAGTATACATGCTTGAAAATTTACATGCTAAAATTTATCAATTAGACCAAAAATCCATATACACAGGAAGTGCAAATTTTACATCTAAGGGGTTAAGTTTATGCTCTACTCCAAATGAAGAAGCTGCAGTTGAATTACCTTATACCCTTGAAAATAATGCATATATAGATAAATTGTTTAGAGCTGCTATTTTTGTCGACGCTAATATCCTTGAGCAGATGAAAATGAAACTTGATGAATATCTGACAGACTCGGATGAAAAAAAGTGTGATAAATGGGATATTAAATTTCCAAAAGTCATTACCGAGTTATTTATTTCAGATCTCCCCCTTTGCCCCCCCTTTGATGATTGCGAACAGTATAAAACAAACACTAGTTTGGATTTTGCTAAAGTCTCTCTTGCTCTTGGAAATTTAGCAAACGCGTCTATTATATTTAAAAAAACCAAATGTTATCAATGGCTGCATGATAATGTCAGCTCTAATTATATGGATGGTATAAGATTCGGTGAATTATCCAAAATCATTCATGATGCAATAAAAGACGATCCATCTCCATATAGAAAAAAAATCAAAGAATTGCAGGTTAATCTCCTAAATTATATAGAGTTACTTGCTTCAGATGTTTTTGAGATTCATCAACCAGGTGCACGTTCACAAGTCTTAAAATTTAAGGACTATTAA
- a CDS encoding DUF1493 family protein, with amino-acid sequence MVDDIEQRVIALVTSFSGVYMFRKKKYKTYTAESCIYFDVRLDVDEVEELMNAFFTEFNVDLGNFKLETYYPEVEFSWNPFKKHIVDVPDFTIGMLIESAKAGKWLYD; translated from the coding sequence ATGGTAGACGATATCGAACAGCGGGTAATTGCCCTCGTTACGTCCTTCAGCGGCGTGTACATGTTCAGGAAAAAGAAATACAAAACCTATACCGCAGAATCTTGTATTTACTTTGATGTTCGGTTGGACGTTGATGAAGTCGAAGAGTTAATGAACGCGTTTTTCACAGAATTCAATGTCGACCTGGGGAATTTCAAGCTGGAAACGTATTACCCCGAAGTGGAATTCTCGTGGAATCCATTTAAGAAACACATCGTCGATGTACCTGATTTCACCATCGGCATGCTAATCGAATCAGCAAAAGCCGGGAAATGGTTATACGACTAA
- a CDS encoding Hcp family type VI secretion system effector: MAVPVHLFLTDDGGATIRGASDVTDREGSIELRGLHHSITIPTDPMTGKVTGTRQHAPFQFTKELDSASPYLFKAAATGQTLKSAEFRFYHINDAGQEVEYYRITLESVKVINVSPVMHDTRGCPGTGHMEDVAMNYEKITHLYKDGNLLAHDAWNERPTA, translated from the coding sequence ATGGCTGTACCTGTTCACTTATTTTTGACCGATGACGGCGGGGCGACAATCCGCGGTGCTTCCGATGTGACAGACCGCGAAGGGAGTATTGAATTACGCGGCTTGCACCACAGTATCACTATCCCCACCGATCCCATGACCGGGAAAGTAACCGGCACGCGTCAGCATGCGCCGTTCCAGTTTACCAAAGAGCTGGATAGCGCCTCGCCGTATCTGTTCAAAGCCGCAGCGACGGGCCAGACGCTAAAGTCTGCTGAGTTCAGGTTCTATCACATCAACGACGCGGGGCAAGAGGTGGAGTATTACCGGATAACCCTGGAGAGCGTGAAAGTGATTAACGTCAGCCCGGTGATGCACGACACGCGCGGCTGTCCAGGAACGGGACACATGGAAGACGTCGCCATGAACTACGAAAAAATCACCCATCTGTACAAAGACGGCAATTTGTTAGCGCATGATGCCTGGAACGAACGTCCTACCGCCTGA
- a CDS encoding phosphoadenosine phosphosulfate reductase family protein: MSNLKKVKHVLGLSGGKDSAALAVYMARNYPELDIEYFFTDTGKELPEVYDYLEQLEIVLGKPILHINDKKGFDYWLKQHNNFLPAGQQRWCTIRMKLEPFEKWIKPFLDDGYEVISYVGIRADEPWRDGYRPNENQQYLTIKLPFADDGIKKQGVLDILDSAGLGLPKYYDWRSRSGCTFCFFQRKIEWVRLMERHPDAFEEAKSYEKRAETSANGETFFWMGPNEPLETLEDPARIEQIKANHEKVLERFKKKKERERKRRLGMHAMVDESMLIDTLDMDAIYDLEEGGGACITCYK, from the coding sequence ATGAGTAATTTGAAAAAAGTAAAACATGTACTCGGATTATCAGGCGGGAAAGATAGTGCAGCACTTGCAGTTTACATGGCCAGAAATTACCCTGAGCTAGATATCGAGTATTTCTTCACGGATACAGGTAAGGAACTACCTGAAGTATATGATTATCTTGAGCAGCTTGAAATTGTGCTTGGAAAACCAATCCTTCATATCAATGACAAGAAAGGCTTTGATTATTGGTTAAAACAACACAACAATTTTTTGCCTGCGGGGCAGCAGCGGTGGTGCACCATTCGAATGAAACTAGAGCCTTTTGAGAAATGGATTAAACCCTTTCTTGATGATGGCTATGAAGTAATTTCATATGTAGGCATCCGTGCGGATGAACCATGGCGTGATGGCTATCGTCCGAATGAGAATCAACAATATCTCACAATAAAATTACCCTTTGCAGATGATGGTATTAAAAAACAAGGTGTCTTGGATATTCTTGATAGTGCTGGCCTTGGGCTTCCAAAGTACTACGACTGGCGTTCTAGGTCTGGTTGTACCTTTTGTTTTTTCCAACGTAAAATTGAATGGGTACGTTTAATGGAACGTCATCCGGACGCGTTTGAAGAGGCAAAGTCTTATGAAAAGCGCGCTGAGACTAGTGCTAATGGTGAAACCTTTTTCTGGATGGGTCCGAATGAACCTCTGGAAACACTCGAAGACCCGGCACGCATCGAACAAATTAAGGCTAATCATGAAAAAGTTCTTGAACGATTTAAAAAGAAGAAAGAGCGTGAGAGAAAGCGTCGTTTAGGTATGCATGCGATGGTTGATGAGTCTATGCTAATTGATACATTAGATATGGATGCTATCTATGATCTCGAAGAAGGTGGCGGTGCATGCATTACTTGTTATAAATGA
- a CDS encoding helix-turn-helix domain-containing protein has protein sequence MQKRTDMHPADIIAQLRKRNSSLAALSRQSGLSSSTLANALNRPWPKGECLIADALGVEPCFIWPSRYYDDNGKLIDRRKLIRGMNK, from the coding sequence ATGCAGAAAAGAACTGATATGCATCCAGCTGATATCATTGCGCAATTGCGTAAGCGCAACTCGTCGCTGGCGGCGTTGTCCCGCCAAAGCGGTTTAAGCTCTTCCACGCTGGCGAATGCGCTTAACCGGCCATGGCCGAAAGGTGAGTGTTTGATTGCCGATGCGTTAGGTGTTGAGCCCTGTTTCATCTGGCCAAGCCGTTATTACGATGACAACGGAAAATTAATAGATCGCCGTAAATTAATTCGTGGGATGAATAAATAA
- a CDS encoding helix-turn-helix transcriptional regulator: MLPHRLKEARLRAGLSQQKLGILAGIDEATASARMNQYERGIHTPEFALACKLAEVLNVPACYFYTVEDDLAEVVMGWFGKSII, from the coding sequence ATGTTGCCGCATCGGTTAAAAGAAGCGCGTTTAAGAGCAGGTCTTTCACAACAAAAGTTAGGCATTCTTGCGGGTATCGACGAAGCCACTGCTAGCGCACGGATGAACCAATACGAAAGAGGCATCCATACCCCGGAATTTGCTTTGGCGTGCAAACTTGCTGAAGTGCTGAATGTGCCAGCCTGTTACTTTTATACGGTTGAGGATGATTTGGCAGAGGTGGTGATGGGGTGGTTTGGAAAGTCGATTATATAA
- a CDS encoding DEAD/DEAH box helicase translates to MNLLVECLKEMSEEQLGSLLPKGAADFVNDLLGTDSFPRESIAKAIARSRASEFITEKRLRDELLNTVSPTILGKIFPIFALSGKPIGIAHYKHAILWANNPENFLSFAQNLGVADQFISSQSVDTSLTSIASVSPKYKLYPYQKKISDKVLSKLKEENRLLVHLPTGAGKTRTAMNIAVEHLRESPSHLVLWLADREELCQQAFNEFYKAWGFCGVRDTTLYGFYSSSSESLGGIDSGFIVAGLHTLNSIRLKNSRNLELLYDKLREKVTLVIFDEAHKAVATTYKSITEDFINSAKFNAKLIGLTATPGRKFGCDSIDSENHLLASFFNFNKVSMEVSGYISPIDYLVANGYLSKANFSSLNYSQSEVIGYELQGENKNDTFKALANNQSRNKTLLNTIKKEASQGKQVIVFACSVTHAQYISVALNCMGVSSASIDSKIDTTESRRLKISQYKKGEIQVLTNFNVLTAGFDAPCTSVTVIAKPTNSLVEYLQMAGRAMRGVQSGGNKECWIYNVNDDIPEFQSINLAFEHWDQMWTENQ, encoded by the coding sequence ATGAACTTGTTAGTTGAATGTTTAAAAGAAATGTCTGAAGAGCAACTTGGTTCTTTGCTCCCTAAGGGAGCTGCAGACTTTGTAAACGATTTGTTAGGTACTGATTCATTTCCGCGAGAGAGTATAGCGAAAGCAATTGCACGCTCCCGAGCAAGTGAATTTATCACAGAAAAACGATTAAGGGATGAATTACTTAATACTGTTTCCCCTACAATATTAGGAAAGATTTTTCCTATTTTCGCTTTGTCGGGAAAACCGATAGGTATTGCCCATTATAAACATGCCATACTTTGGGCTAACAACCCTGAGAATTTTCTGAGTTTTGCCCAGAATTTAGGTGTAGCAGATCAGTTTATATCATCACAGTCTGTAGATACTAGCCTTACTAGCATTGCTAGTGTTAGTCCAAAATATAAGCTATATCCTTACCAGAAAAAAATATCTGATAAAGTCCTTTCAAAATTAAAAGAAGAGAATCGTTTACTAGTTCATTTACCTACAGGCGCTGGTAAGACAAGAACTGCAATGAATATCGCAGTTGAACATCTAAGAGAGTCTCCCAGCCATCTTGTACTATGGCTAGCTGATCGCGAAGAATTATGCCAACAAGCGTTCAACGAATTCTATAAGGCCTGGGGATTTTGTGGTGTTCGAGATACAACCCTTTATGGATTTTATTCCTCGAGTAGTGAAAGTTTGGGCGGGATCGATAGTGGATTTATTGTTGCCGGTCTTCATACTCTGAACTCCATACGATTAAAAAACTCGAGAAATCTGGAGTTACTTTATGACAAACTTAGAGAAAAAGTCACTTTAGTTATTTTTGATGAGGCGCATAAAGCAGTAGCTACCACTTATAAATCCATAACTGAAGATTTTATTAATAGCGCTAAATTCAATGCGAAGTTAATTGGTCTCACTGCAACTCCGGGTAGAAAATTCGGTTGTGATTCAATAGATAGTGAAAATCATTTGCTAGCGAGTTTTTTTAACTTTAATAAAGTCTCTATGGAGGTATCGGGATATATATCACCTATAGACTATTTGGTAGCGAATGGCTATTTATCTAAAGCTAACTTTAGCTCGCTAAATTATTCACAATCAGAAGTTATTGGTTATGAACTACAGGGGGAAAATAAAAACGATACTTTTAAGGCCCTTGCTAATAACCAATCACGTAATAAGACATTATTAAATACAATTAAAAAAGAAGCTAGCCAAGGCAAGCAGGTCATTGTTTTTGCATGTTCAGTTACTCATGCGCAATATATTTCAGTTGCATTGAATTGCATGGGTGTATCTAGTGCCTCTATTGATAGCAAAATAGACACGACTGAATCAAGGCGTCTAAAAATATCACAATATAAAAAAGGTGAAATCCAAGTTTTAACAAACTTTAATGTTTTAACTGCAGGTTTTGATGCACCCTGTACGAGCGTAACTGTCATAGCGAAACCAACTAACTCTCTTGTCGAGTATCTACAGATGGCAGGAAGAGCAATGAGAGGCGTACAAAGTGGTGGGAATAAAGAATGTTGGATTTACAATGTAAACGATGACATCCCTGAATTCCAAAGTATAAATTTAGCATTTGAACATTGGGATCAAATGTGGACTGAGAATCAATAA
- a CDS encoding STM2901 family protein, whose amino-acid sequence MDTVEELNGTYFYAGRSNLTATELFFMVFVMTTADHFGVKDIAAVAALYSGVNNQVTRAKPINAIPGTSRVSKRVRGLLKNTMFPFGIEMPTWIGGYTPWTVERRMVRKVSSFVARTIPLIGEVILAADVSQIAYCSVRDYNAIARGSDKLW is encoded by the coding sequence GTGGATACGGTAGAGGAACTCAATGGGACATACTTTTATGCAGGACGCTCTAACCTGACGGCAACAGAGCTTTTTTTTATGGTGTTCGTAATGACGACGGCAGATCATTTTGGTGTTAAAGATATTGCTGCCGTTGCTGCTCTCTATAGCGGTGTAAACAATCAGGTCACTCGCGCAAAACCAATAAATGCAATCCCTGGCACATCGAGAGTTTCCAAGCGTGTCAGAGGTCTGCTCAAAAATACGATGTTTCCTTTTGGCATTGAAATGCCAACGTGGATAGGCGGTTATACACCTTGGACCGTCGAACGAAGGATGGTACGCAAAGTGAGTTCATTCGTAGCCCGAACGATTCCCCTAATCGGTGAGGTCATTCTGGCCGCAGATGTATCCCAAATCGCTTACTGCTCAGTACGTGATTACAACGCGATAGCCCGAGGCAGCGATAAGTTATGGTAG
- a CDS encoding cysteine desulfurase family protein: MFEYFDYAASTPISDIVLERMQPWLQHNFSNPSAAHSYGKKAYDAIEGARAIIADKIGAMPSEIIFTSGASEANNLAIKGIAFKYIEQKGHIITSSIEHKCILNCCAFLEKIGFEVTYIKPNNDGLISIESVFEAIQPNTILISIHHVNNELGCIQPIADIGHIAFDNNILFHTDAAQSFCKLDIDVDTMNLDMFSLSGHKIFGPKGIGALYIRDSRESGLIPLIHGGGQELGLRGGTYPTPLIVGLGAAVENFPKTPNQLQYEFEKSIARYTFLRNGGTNVVPTIWNITFNNDDEVKRFTHNQSWLISQGSACNAMSNIPSHVLTSIGFDEEKARRTFRISLPPYHINDELS, from the coding sequence ATGTTTGAATATTTTGATTATGCCGCATCGACACCTATTTCTGACATTGTTTTAGAAAGAATGCAACCTTGGTTACAACACAATTTTTCTAATCCCTCAGCAGCTCATTCTTACGGTAAAAAAGCTTATGATGCTATTGAAGGTGCCAGGGCTATTATTGCAGATAAGATTGGAGCTATGCCTAGTGAAATTATTTTTACAAGTGGTGCAAGCGAGGCCAACAATCTTGCAATAAAAGGCATTGCGTTTAAGTATATTGAACAAAAAGGTCATATCATTACATCTTCAATTGAGCATAAATGCATTCTTAATTGCTGTGCATTTCTCGAAAAAATAGGTTTTGAGGTGACTTATATAAAACCAAACAATGATGGTTTAATAAGTATAGAGTCAGTTTTCGAGGCTATTCAACCAAATACAATTCTTATTTCTATTCACCATGTTAATAATGAGCTTGGTTGCATCCAGCCTATAGCCGACATTGGTCACATTGCTTTTGACAATAATATTCTTTTTCATACTGACGCTGCTCAGAGCTTTTGTAAGTTAGATATTGATGTTGATACTATGAACCTTGATATGTTCTCTTTATCTGGTCATAAAATATTCGGCCCAAAAGGTATAGGTGCGCTTTATATTCGAGATTCTCGAGAGTCAGGACTAATACCTTTGATCCATGGGGGCGGACAAGAACTAGGTCTGCGTGGAGGAACATATCCTACTCCTCTTATAGTAGGTTTAGGTGCGGCTGTGGAAAATTTCCCTAAAACTCCAAACCAGCTACAATATGAATTTGAGAAAAGTATTGCACGCTATACTTTCTTGAGAAATGGTGGGACTAATGTAGTTCCAACGATTTGGAATATAACATTTAACAATGATGATGAAGTTAAACGCTTTACACATAATCAATCGTGGTTGATATCTCAAGGCTCAGCATGCAATGCCATGTCTAATATACCGTCTCATGTGCTAACCTCAATCGGCTTCGATGAAGAAAAAGCCAGAAGAACTTTTAGAATCAGTCTTCCACCATATCATATCAACGACGAACTATCGTGA